The Flavobacteriales bacterium sequence GGAGACTGTAGAATTGGGACCGATGACACAATTGGCACCGATGTAAGCATCATCCGCCACCTGTGCGCTCTCGTGGATGACTGCTGAGGATTCTATTCCGTGGCGCTCCACGCGCTGGCTCTTGTTATAGGCATCTAGCAGGGTGGCCAGACTGGAGTAAGCATCTGCTACGCGTATCAAGGTGAGGGAATTCGGGAGGTCGCGCTCTGCTTTCCAATCCGCATTGACCAAAGCGATAGATGCCCCGGTGTCGTAGATGTGCTCCTGATACTTGAGATTGGCCAGAAAAGTGAGCGTGCCGGGTCTACCTTCCTCTATCTTGGAGATGTCGTTGACCTTGACTTCAGGATCGCCTTCTACCGAACCTTGTAGTAATTGGGCGATCTCGCCTGCGCTGAATTCCATGGACGTAAAAATAGGAGTTATGGGCACTGGATCAGCCCATTTCTTGTACGAGCGGTGAGTGGATAGGAGGGTGGGGCTATTGATTACATTTGATTCATGGAGCAATTTCTGGAATCTGTAGAAGGGCTAGGAGGGAGTGCACTGGCCGTGCTCATCGTATGCGTGGTCTATCTTCTCGCCCATCGATTGCTCACACGGCAGTTCCCAGCTGGGAGCAAATTCGTGACCATACGCAGACTGGTCTTGGCCCTTCTCGCCTTCTTCGGGAGTATCATCATTCTCATGGCCTTGCCCATCAGTGATGAGATGAAAGGTCAGATATTGAGCTTTATAGGCATCATTGTATCTGCCGCATTGGCCCTGAGCTCGACCACGCTTTTCGGTAATGCCTTGGCCGCTTTGATGATGCGTATCGTGAACCATTTCCAGGTAGGGGATTTCATACGTACAGAGAATTACTTCGGTAAGGTGACTGATAGGCGTCTCTTCCACACCGAGATCCAGACAGAGGACCGCAACCTGCAGACCATCCCCAACTTGTTCTTGGCCACTAAACCAGTGAAGGTCATACGCCCTTCTGGGACCATTCTCACCGGATCGGTATCCCTGGGATATGACGTCCAGCGTAAAGATGCTGAAGAGGCCCTGCTCAAAGCGGCCGAATCCGTAGGCTTAGAAAACCCTTTTGTCTTCATACTCGGTCTGGGAGATTTCTCCGTGGAGTATCAGGTGCATGGACTACTGGAGGATATCAATAGCATCCTCAGCATGAAATCAAAGCTGTACAAAGCCATGCTGGATGCCCTGCATGAAGCGGATATAGAGATCGTCTCACCTACTTTCATGAATCAGCGCGTGGTCACAGAAAAGGTATACATCCCAGCATTATCACATGCTGTGGATGAGGACAATGGTGCGGTGGAGAAGATCATCTTCGACAAGGCCGACTTGGCTGAGCGGCTTGAGAAAGAAAAGCTAGACATCAAGGAATTGGAGGTGAAGATCGGTGAGTTGGAAGCAAAGGTGGATGAGAGAGATGGCGATCTGAATCTCAATCAAGAGTTGGAAGTTTATCGCCAGATGAAGGACCTCTTACTGAAGAAACGCAAGAATGCTGATTCAAAAGATGACAACTAATTCCAAACTTCTAGTCCTTCTGACGGTGATGCTAAGCGGTGGACCCTTGGCCGCCCAGTTGGAATTGAAATATGAAGATGGATACTCCCTCACCCATGATGAGGTCATAGAGGCGTATACGCATCTGACCGACACCTATCTGAAATGTGAGCTTCGTGAGATGGGACCGAGCGATAGTGGACGACCGATACATCTCTTCACGGCCGGTTCAATGAGCGAGAATCTACCCACGGTCTTGATCAATAATGCCATACATCCCGGAGAATCCTGCGGGGTAGATGCCTCCTTGATGCTCGTAGAACAACTCCTACGCGAGGACTCGCCCATTCTGGACCGGATCAACTTGGCCATTATCCCCATGTACAATGTGGGTGGCGCCCTGAACCGCTCCTGCTGTACGCGGGCCAATCAGGAGGGCCCTATAGAGCAGGGGTTCCGTGGCAATGCCCGTTATCTGGATCTTAATCGAGATTTCATCAAGGCAGATAGCCGGAATGCCCGCACCTTCTACCGCATCTTCCATGAATTGGACCCAGAGATCCTGGTGGACACGCATACCTCCAACGGTGCAGACTACCCCTACACCATGACCTTGATCCAGAGTCAATCGCAGATGATCGATCAGCACCTGGCCCATACCTATGACCGCCCACTGGCCGAAGCCCTCTATGAGGCTATGGAACCGCATTATCCCATGGTCCCCTATATGAATCTGGTCGGGCGGACCCCTGAGCAGGGTATCGTGGAATTCCCCGATTGGCCCAGATACAGCACCGGATATGCTGGACTCTTCAACTGCTACGGTTTCACCACAGAGGCCCACATGCTGAAACCCTACAGGGACCGTGTACTGGCCACCTATCATTTCCTTCTAGGAGTGACGAGATATAGCTCGGACCACAACACCGCCTTGGTCAAGAACAAGCAGAAGGCAGACAGAAATACGCTCTCACTCGGTAAAATGCACCTGGACTTTGAGCTGGATACCCTCACTGTCGATTCCATCGATTTCAGAGGATTCGAAGTGGAATACCTCACCAGTGAGGTCACCGGTCTGGAGCGTATACGCTATGACCGATCGCGTATCTGGGAAGGGAAGATTCCCTACTGGAGAAACTATTTGGGAAGCGATGAGGTGGTGATACCTGACTACTATTATATCCCTCAGGCCTGGGCAGAGGTGATCGAGCGCTTGGAATGGAATGGAGTGGAGATGCAACGATTGGAACAGGATACTTCCATCGTGGTGGAGAGCTATTATATCGAATCTTTTGAAAGCTCCGAGCGGCCCTATGAGGGGCATTATCTGCACAGTGAGGTGATAACGCGCACTGAGAAACAGGAGGTGAATTTCTTCAAAGGAGATTATATCGTACCTACCCGGCAGCGAGCCAAACGCTACTTGGTCAATGTACTCGAACCACGGGCCAAGGATTCCTTCTTTGCATGGGGATTCTTCGATGCGGTACTGCAACAGAAGGAATGGTTCTCACCCTATGTCTTTGAAGACATGGCCTTGGATATCTTGAATAAGGATCCCGAACTGAAGTCCGAGTTCTTGAAAAAGAAGGAAGAAGACGAGGCCTTTGCGAAAAGTATGTGGGGCCAATTGATCTACATCTATCGCAGCTCGGAATACTATGAGGAGGGACATGACCGGTATCCGGTCTTCCGAAGTGTGGAGATGCTCAGGGAGTGATAAGGGGGGTGGTCACGGCATTGCTCTCATTACCCGCACGGTCACGCAGGTGCAAGATGAAGCGTATGCTGTCCTGATTCTCAGATAAACTCACCAGACTGGCAGAAACGAAGATGTCCCCTTCCAATGTCTTGTCCTGACCTTGAGGAGTGAGACTGTTGACACACCAGTTGTAATCGCGATCGACCGGAGTCCATTCGCCATCTACCATTTCTTCATAATCGAAGTAGATATCATAAGGGGGACATCCATCGCTGTCCAATGAGCCGATATCCCCATCGCCATCGCGGAAGTACAATTGGATGATGGCCGTATCCGGGATCAACTCCACGCCCTCGTACTCGATGTAAGGGGTCGGGGGAAAGGAATTATCCTTGTCACAGGCATAGAAACATGCCATGACTACTATCAACCCAAGACCTACTTTTATAGCCTTTGTCATCATCAGCAAAGTTACTTAATGAGTATCACGAAGATCAGAGCGCTGCACCAAGAGGTCTTTCAGATCTCCAATGATCATGAATTCAACGACCTGGCGCTGCGGATATTTTACGTCCACCTGATCCTCAATCCGGTATACAAACAATTCATCCAATTCCTAGACCCTGTGCTTCCGGAGCATTATACAGAGATACCCTGTCTGCCGATCAGCGCA is a genomic window containing:
- a CDS encoding mechanosensitive ion channel; translated protein: MEQFLESVEGLGGSALAVLIVCVVYLLAHRLLTRQFPAGSKFVTIRRLVLALLAFFGSIIILMALPISDEMKGQILSFIGIIVSAALALSSTTLFGNALAALMMRIVNHFQVGDFIRTENYFGKVTDRRLFHTEIQTEDRNLQTIPNLFLATKPVKVIRPSGTILTGSVSLGYDVQRKDAEEALLKAAESVGLENPFVFILGLGDFSVEYQVHGLLEDINSILSMKSKLYKAMLDALHEADIEIVSPTFMNQRVVTEKVYIPALSHAVDEDNGAVEKIIFDKADLAERLEKEKLDIKELEVKIGELEAKVDERDGDLNLNQELEVYRQMKDLLLKKRKNADSKDDN